A region of Crassaminicella thermophila DNA encodes the following proteins:
- a CDS encoding DUF2577 domain-containing protein yields the protein MDGISELAKMLKERDNQPYLGPQIGEVITPPPNIQIALGDKIILTKEHLVIAAHVLTDYQREINITGDIQTTEEGGSVTLQVNPAPTTYTVVDGSVNGNVVITGTIKYTDTLKKGDKVILIPSTDEQTYFLIDKAVML from the coding sequence GTGGATGGAATAAGTGAATTGGCAAAAATGTTAAAAGAGAGGGATAATCAGCCCTATTTAGGCCCACAGATTGGGGAAGTTATTACTCCACCACCAAATATCCAGATTGCTTTAGGTGATAAGATTATTCTTACAAAAGAGCATCTTGTTATTGCAGCTCATGTACTAACAGATTATCAAAGAGAAATAAATATTACAGGGGATATACAAACTACAGAAGAAGGTGGATCTGTTACCCTGCAAGTAAATCCAGCACCTACAACATATACTGTAGTGGATGGAAGTGTAAATGGAAATGTAGTAATCACAGGGACAATAAAATATACAGACACTTTGAAGAAAGGTGATAAAGTAATACTCATACCTTCAACAGATGAACAAACGTATTTTTTAATCGATAAGGCGGTGATGCTATAA